A portion of the Sulfurospirillum diekertiae genome contains these proteins:
- a CDS encoding peptidase U32 family protein, giving the protein MSNVELLSPAGNFEKLKIALAYGADAVYAGVSHFSLRIRSGKEFTYESFEEAINYTHAHGKHLHATINGFPFNAQIPLLEKHIERVAAMKPDAFIVAAPGVIKLARKIAPQIPIHLSTQANVLSYLDAEVYSDMGVKRIIAAREVSLKDLEQIKKHLPHLELEVFVHGSMCFAYSGRCLISSVQSGRVSNRGSCANDCRFPYTLYAHNEESGTLFRIEESEEGTHIMNAKDLNLSAHVKEILDSGVIDSLKIEGRTKSAYYVGITTKTYRQAIEDYYANQFDAAKYTAELDTTKNRGFSDGYLVNRPFEKNDTQNLAHSISEGTHQVVAQVSEDGTTCLCKDVLSLHVNYDLVMPAHLTIEAMENDIGTIFEEGGFWKISFKKLQTPSGKVFDEIHSGNVNAIVLPTTLPGFTFLRAKIKG; this is encoded by the coding sequence TTCTCCCGCTGGAAATTTTGAAAAGTTAAAAATAGCGCTAGCTTATGGCGCTGATGCCGTGTATGCAGGGGTAAGTCACTTCTCCCTGCGCATACGCTCAGGCAAAGAGTTTACCTATGAGAGTTTTGAAGAAGCGATCAATTATACGCATGCGCACGGTAAACATCTTCACGCAACCATCAATGGATTTCCGTTTAATGCGCAAATTCCTCTTCTTGAAAAGCACATTGAACGTGTGGCCGCGATGAAGCCTGATGCGTTCATTGTTGCCGCTCCTGGTGTGATTAAGCTGGCACGTAAAATTGCGCCTCAGATTCCAATTCATCTTTCAACTCAAGCCAATGTGCTCAGTTACCTTGATGCTGAAGTCTATTCAGATATGGGCGTGAAACGTATTATCGCAGCACGCGAGGTCAGTTTGAAAGATTTGGAACAGATCAAAAAGCATTTACCACATTTGGAACTCGAAGTGTTTGTGCATGGTTCGATGTGTTTTGCGTACAGTGGTCGCTGTTTGATTAGCTCTGTGCAAAGTGGACGCGTCTCCAACCGTGGAAGCTGTGCCAATGACTGTCGTTTCCCTTACACGCTTTACGCACACAACGAAGAGAGTGGAACGCTGTTTCGTATTGAAGAGAGCGAAGAGGGCACGCACATTATGAACGCGAAAGACCTCAATTTAAGCGCGCATGTCAAAGAGATCCTTGATTCTGGAGTCATTGATTCGCTTAAGATTGAAGGGCGAACCAAGAGTGCGTATTATGTTGGCATTACGACCAAAACGTATCGTCAAGCGATAGAGGATTATTACGCGAACCAGTTTGATGCGGCTAAATACACAGCAGAGCTCGATACAACGAAAAATCGAGGCTTTAGCGATGGTTATTTAGTCAATCGTCCGTTTGAAAAAAATGACACGCAAAACTTAGCGCACTCGATCAGTGAGGGCACACACCAAGTGGTTGCCCAAGTGAGTGAGGATGGTACAACCTGCCTTTGTAAGGATGTTTTATCTTTACATGTAAACTATGATTTGGTCATGCCAGCTCATCTTACAATTGAAGCAATGGAGAATGACATTGGTACTATTTTTGAAGAGGGTGGTTTTTGGAAAATAAGCTTTAAAAAACTTCAAACGCCTAGTGGAAAAGTGTTTGATGAGATACACAGCGGCAATGTCAATGCGATTGTCTTGCCCACAACCCTCCCAGGGTTTACATTTTTAAGAGCAAAAATAAAAGGATAA